CCAGTCTTGCTGCTCCACCCAGGCTCTTCCAGTCCAGGTCCAGCTATCGCTGTCCGGCCCGGCCATGGTTCTGTGTGAGGACAGGGAGTGTGGGGTGTGTTATCAGCCCTACTCCCGTCAGGATCGGATCCCCGGGTGCTCCACTGTAGACACACCTTCTGTGCCACCTGCTTAGAGACCATGTCCCAGCCCAAGAGTGACATGGTCACCGTGTGCTGCCCGCTGTGCCGCCAGACCACCTGTGTAGGGCGCGGCCTCAGCCTTCAGGAGGCGCTGTGGGTCAACTCACGCCTCTGGGAATACATACCTGAGagcaaagaagaggaggaggaggtgaaggaagaagaggaggaggaggaggggaaggaagaagaggaggaggagagagtggaggctgacagacagacacaggcctCCTCACAGGCAGAATGGTGAGCCTTCTTCACTTGACCCACATGAACAAATACAAGAATTTAAtgagaatactacagtacttactatagaatactagcgtacttactatagaatactatagtttactatagaatactacagtacttactatagaatgctACAGTTTAATGtagaatactacagtttactatagaatacaacagtacttactatagaatactatagtttactatagaatactacagtacttactatagaatacaacagtacttactatagaatactagTTTGCCATGGAATACttcagtacttactatagaatactacagtacttactatagaatactacagtctactatagaatactacagtacttactataaaatactatagaatacaacagtacttactatagaatactacagtacgtactatagaatactacagtttactatagaatagaacagtacatactatagaatactacagtttaatgtagaatactacagtacttactatagaatattACAGTTTATTATAGAATACTACAACACTTAcaatagaatactacagtacttactatagaatactacagtttactatataaTTCTGTAGTAAACTAGAGAACTATAGATTAGTATTATCTGTAAAAACAtaaacgcacaaacacacacattctctctctctcaaacac
This is a stretch of genomic DNA from Oncorhynchus nerka isolate Pitt River linkage group LG25, Oner_Uvic_2.0, whole genome shotgun sequence. It encodes these proteins:
- the im:7152348 gene encoding histone-lysine N-methyltransferase EHMT2, with the protein product MSQPKSDMVTVCCPLCRQTTCVGRGLSLQEALWVNSRLWEYIPESKEEEEEVKEEEEEEEGKEEEEEERVEADRQTQASSQAECPTSKRSRKMLKFPAFFRKFSLTKPQHQESLVPGCGNVEMKSWRRLPTADTF